The nucleotide window GAGCATCTTCTGGCCGTCGCGGCGCTGCACGTCGGGCGTGCGTTCGGAATGCGCGATGCCGCGGCCCGCCGTCATCAGGTTCATCGCGCCGGGCTGGATCTCCTGGATGTTGCCCTCGCTGTCGCGGTGCATGATCGAGCCGTCGAACAAATAGGTGACGGTGGCAAGTCCGATATGCGGATGCGGGCGGACGTCCATGCCCTTGCCGGCCATGAACTGCACGGGACCGAAATGGTCGAAGAAGATGAAGGGCCCGACCATCTGCCGCTTGCCATGCGGCAGCGCGCGCCGCACCGCAAAGCCATCGCCGAGATCGCGGGTGCGCGGCACGATGATCAGATCGAGCGCGTCGCAGCTTTTGGGATCGCCGAGCACGGGATCGTTGGAGGGTTGCCAGCTCATGGGGACTCCTTGATGTTTGCGGCGATCATAGCAGGAATTGCGGCGCGGCCTATCCACGTCATTGCGAGCGAAGCGAAGCAATCGTCTCGCCTTGGGGATAGATGGATTGCTTCGCTACGCTCGCGATGACGGCGGTAGGCACGTGCACAGACCTCTCCCACAAGGGGAGACGGCACGCCGTCGATGTGGTGCTAGCTCGATCTATTGCCGCCCCAACTGCGTGGCCTTCTCGACGCGGTCGAACCGCTCCAGCGACAGGATCGCGTCGGCGAGCTGGTCGGCGCGGCCGTTCAGCACGGGGCGGGCGAGCGTGAGAAACTTCTGCTGCATCGCCTGCGCGTCCGGAAACGTATCCGGCTCGCCGGAGGGATCGGCATAGAGCCGCTCGTGCACGCCGTCGTCGGTGGTGATCGAGACGCGCGCGCCGAAGGGGTGGGTGCGGCCGATCTCGAGGCGGTCGTCCTGCACCACGTCGAACTTGTCGGCGAGCGCGTTGACGGCGGCATCGCCGAGCCGCGCGTAATCGTCCCAGCCGAAACGGCCCTGGTCGAGCGCCAGCGCGCCGGTGAAGAACATCGAGAACTGTCCGCCGACGATCGAGGTCGGATGCCGCTTGGTGGCGGCATCTCCCGTCAGCGTGATGCCGTTGCGGTGCAGACCGATCTCGACCCGCTTGATCTGGTCCGGCGTCAGATTGTGTTCCCTGCGCATCGCGATCAGCGCATCCAGCGCGGCATGGGTGTAGCGGCAGCTCGGGTAGGGCTTCACGCCAATCTTGAGCGTCTCATAGGTCCTGCCGAGGCTTGCGACGGCCTTGTCGGGATGAGCGTCGTCGCTGTAGCCGACGAGGAGGCCGTGCTTGCCCTCGACCGACTCGGTCGAGCCGACAAAATTGTTGCGCGCCAGCGTCGCAGCAATCACGCCGTTCATCGCGGCGGCGCCGACCTGGTAGCGCTTGTTCCAGGCGCCGTTGACCAGAAACTGCAGCGAGCCCGCGGCCTGGCTGCCGGAAACGCCGAAGGCGGAGATGATCTGGTCCTTCGACAGGCCGAACAATTTCCCCGCCGCGGCTGCCGCGCCATAGGTTCCCGCCGTCGCGGTCGGATGAAAGCCGCGTGCATAATGCGAGGTCGGATCGAGCGCATTGCCGAGCCGGCAGCACACTTCATAGCCGGCCACGATCGCCGTTAGCACGTCGCGCCCGGATGCGCCGACCATTTCGCCGACCGCAAATGCCGCCGGCACCACGGGCGCGCTCGGATGCAGCGAGGAGTCGGCATGCGTGTCATCGAAATCGAGGGAATGGCCAAGCGCGCCGTTGAGCAGCGCCGCCACCGCGGGCGTCCATGTCTTGCTGTCGCCGAACACGGTCGCTTCGCCCTTGCCGTCCAGCGCCAGCGCTTCCAGCATCTTCAGCAGCGAGGGCGTTGACTCCGCATCGCGCCGCGCCCGGATCGTGCTGCCGAGGAAATCCAGCGTCAGCACCTTGGCGCGCTCCAGCACCTCGGGCGGAATGTCTGCAAATTCCAGGTCGGCGACATAGGCTGCGAGCGTTGCGGTTTCGTGGGCCATCGTGTTTCCTCGTTTTGCCGGGCAGGGTAGGCGGGCCGACTTGACCTTTCA belongs to Bradyrhizobium icense and includes:
- a CDS encoding MmgE/PrpD family protein, encoding MAHETATLAAYVADLEFADIPPEVLERAKVLTLDFLGSTIRARRDAESTPSLLKMLEALALDGKGEATVFGDSKTWTPAVAALLNGALGHSLDFDDTHADSSLHPSAPVVPAAFAVGEMVGASGRDVLTAIVAGYEVCCRLGNALDPTSHYARGFHPTATAGTYGAAAAAGKLFGLSKDQIISAFGVSGSQAAGSLQFLVNGAWNKRYQVGAAAMNGVIAATLARNNFVGSTESVEGKHGLLVGYSDDAHPDKAVASLGRTYETLKIGVKPYPSCRYTHAALDALIAMRREHNLTPDQIKRVEIGLHRNGITLTGDAATKRHPTSIVGGQFSMFFTGALALDQGRFGWDDYARLGDAAVNALADKFDVVQDDRLEIGRTHPFGARVSITTDDGVHERLYADPSGEPDTFPDAQAMQQKFLTLARPVLNGRADQLADAILSLERFDRVEKATQLGRQ